The genomic window TCCGCGGACCCCGACCGGAGGGTGTACTTCCTGGGCACGGACCGGTCGGGCCGCGACCTCCTCTCGCGGATCATCCACGGCGCGCGCGTCTCGCTCTCCATCGGCCTGGTCGGCGTGGCCGTCAGCTTCCTGCTGGGCCTGTTCTTCGGAGGCATCTCCGGCTACTTCGGCGGGATCCCCGACCTGGCCATCCAACGCGTCATCGAATTCCTGATGTCGATTCCGACACTGCCGCTGTGGCTGGCGCTGTCCGCGTCCGTCCCCGACGACTGGGGGCCCCTCGCACGGTACTTCGCCATCACCACCATCCTGTCGGTGATCGGCTGGACGGGACTGGCCCGGGTGGTGCGCGGCCGCTTCTTCTCGCTGCGCGAGGAGGACTTCGTCACGGCCGCCCGGCTGGACGGCTGCAACCGGCGCCGGATCATCTTCCGGCACATGGTGCCGTCCATGTCCAGCCATGTGATCGCCTCCCTCACGATGGCAGTCCCCGGCATGATCCTCGGCGAGACCGCGATGAGCTTCCTCGGCCTGGGGCTCCAGTCGCCGGCCGTCAGCTGGGGCGTGCTGCTGCAGGAGGCGCAGAACATCCGCACCGTGGAGACCGCCCCATGGCTGCTGATCCCGGGCATCGCGGTGTTCGTCACCGTGCTGGCCATGAACTTCGTCGGCGACGGGCTGCGGGACTCCGCCGACCCGTACAAGTAAGGGGCCCCGCGTGGACTCAGCAGCAACCGCCGCTCGCCCGCTCCTCGAAGTCGAGGACCTGCACACCCAGTTCCAGCTGGACGACGGCCTGGTACGGGCCGTGGACGGCGTCACGCTGACCATCCGGCGCGGCGAAGTCCTCGCCGTCGTGGGCGAGTCCGGCTGCGGCAAGAGCGTCATGGCCCGCTCGATCCTCCGCCTCGTCGACAAGCCGGGGAAGATCACCGGCGGACACATCCGCGTGCACACGGACGACGGCGTCGTCGACATGGCCCACGCCGACGGGCCGGCCGTACGCACCGTGCGCGGCCGGAAGGTCGCCATGGTCTTCCAGGAGCCCATGGCCTCGATGAGCCCCATGCACACCCTCGGCAACCAGATCGGCGAGGCCGTACGCCTGCACGAGGGGTCGGCAAGGAGGAGGCGCGCAAGCGCTCCGTCGAACTGCTGCGCCGCGTCGGGATCCCGGCGCCCGAGCGGCGCGTGGACGAGTACCCGTTCCGGATGAGCGGCGGGATGCTCCAGCGCGCCATGATCGCCATGGCCCTGTCCTGCGGCCCCGACCTGCTGATCGCCGACGAGCCGACCACCGCCCTGGACGTCACCACCCAGGCGCAGATCCTGGAGCTGCTGCGGGAACTCCAGCAGGACTCCGGCATGGCCGTCATGCTCATCACCCACGACCTGGGCGTCGCCGCGCAGATGGCCGACCGGATCGCGGTGATGTACCTGGGCGCGGTCGTCGAGACCGGCACCACGGAGACCGTGCTGCGCCGCCCCCGCCACCCGTACACGCAGGGGTTGCTGCGATCGGTGCCCAAGCTGGGCTCCGCCACGCGGGACCGGCTGCGGCCGGTGCGGGGCATGGTGCCGAGCCCCTATCTGCGCCCGCCGGGGTGCCCGTTCCACCCGCGGTGCGAGGAATTCATGGAAGGCCGCTGCGAGGTGACCGTGCCCGGCCCCGTGCCCGCACCCGTGCTCGGGCCCGAGGCGCCGTCCGGTGCCCGCACCGACGGCACGGTCAGCTGCCTGCTGTACGAGGACGAAGGCGAGGAATCCGCATGACACCGCCGCCCGCGGCACCGGCCGCCGTCACCGACACGCCCGTCCGCACCGGCGGTGTGCTGCTGGAGACCCACGGCCTGACCAAGCACTTCCCCATCCGCCGCGGCCTGTTCGGCCGCACCATCGGCACCGTACGGGCCGTCGACGGCGTCGACCTGACCGTGCGGGCCGGCCGCACCGTGGCCCTGGTCGGCGAGTCCGGCTGCGGCAAGTCCACCCTGGGCCGCTGCCTGCTCAGCGTGTACCCGGCGACCTCCGGCGAGATCACCTACCACCGGGTCGACGGCACCACCGTGGACCTCGCCGCGCTCGACGAGAAGCAGCTCAAGCCGTACCGCAGCGAGCTGCGGCTGGTCTTCCAGGACCCGTTCGCCTCGCTCAACCCGCGGATGACGCTGCTGCAGATCGTCGGGGAACCGCTGCGGGTCAACCTCGGGCTGGGCGCCGCCGCCACCGAGGAGCGCGTCGCCGAGCTGCTGCGCCGCGTCGGCCTCAGCCCCGAGTACATGCGCCGCTATCCCAACGCCTTCAGCGGCGGCCAGCGCCAGCGCGTCGGCATCGCCCGGGCGCTGGCGCTCGCGCCCCGCCTCGTGGTGGCCGACGAGGCGGTCAGCGCGCTCGACGTGTCGGTGCGGGCCCAGATCCTCAACCTGCTCAAGGACCTCCAGGACGAGGAGGACCTGACGTACCTCTTCATCTCCCACGACCTGGGCGTCGTGGAGTACATGGCCGACGAGGTCGCCGTCATGTACGTCGGCAAGGTCGTCGAGACCGGGGCCACCGACGCGCTCTACGGCCGGCCGCTGCACCCCTATACGGAGGCGCTGCTGTCCGCGGTGCCCGACCCCGACCCGAGCGCCCGCCGCCGCGAGCGGATCGTGCTGCGCGGCGAGGTCGCCGACCCCTCACGGGTGCCCGCCGGCTGTCCGTTCCACCCCCGGTGCTTCTACGCCCAGGACCGCTGCCGCACCGATGTGCCGGCGCTGCGCGAGATCGTCCCCGGCCGCACGGCGGCCTGCCACTATGCCGGAGAACTGAACCTCAAGGGAGTGACGGGCGAATGAGCGATCCGCGGTTCGACGGGGTGGTCCGGCCGTCGCCGAGCGACCCCCGGCTGCACGAGGCGCTGCTGCCGACCCTCCATCCCGGCGACAGCCACGCCGCCAACCTCCTCGAACTCGACGACGGCGACCTGCTGTGCACCTGGTTCAACGGCCCCGACGAGGGCGACCCCGGCACGAACGTGGTGCTCTCCCGGCTGCCCAGCGGCTCCGGCCGGTGGACCCCGCCCGTCCTGCTGGCCGCCGACCCCGAGCGCGCCGAGCAGAACCCGGTCCTCGCCCAGGGGCCCGACGGCACCCTCTGGCTCTTCCACCCCTCCGACGAGCCGCACGACCAGAAGACGGCCCGGCTGGTCGTCCGCACGTCCCCGGACCGCGGCCGCACCTGGAGTCCGCCGCGCACGTTGATCGAAGGGCCCGGCATCTTCGTACGGAACCCGCCGCTCCTGCTCGGCGACGGCTCCTGGCTGCTGCCCGCCTACTGGTGCCGGACGACGGGGGAGCACAGCACCGTGATGATCAGCAAGGACGCCGGGCACACGTGGGACGAGCACGATCTGCCCGACAGCGACCACCTGGTGCAGATGACCGCCGTGCAGCGCGACGACGGCAGCCTCTTCGCCATGTTCCGCAGCCGCGCCGCGGACCGCATCCACGCCTCCGACTCCCATGACCTCGGCCGGACCTGGCGGCCCCTGGTGAAGACCGAGCTGCCCAACAACAACTCGGCCGTCCAGCTCACCCGGCTGCGCGGCGGCGCACTGGCGCTGATCTACAACGACGCCAGCCTGGAGCGCGACCAGTTCCGCTGGGTCGGGGAGGGGACGGGACGGCGCAAGAAGGCGCTGCGCACGCCGCTCACCCTCGCCCTGTCGGAGGACGGCGGCCGCACCTGGCCGTACCGGCGCGACGTCCAGACCGCCGACGACGAGTACTGGGACAACGAGCTCGGCTACTCCTACCCCAGCGTCACCCAGACCCGGGACGGACGCCTCCACCTCGCCTACTCCTACCTGCGCAAGACGATCAAACACGTGCAGCTCGACGAGGAGTGGGTGCGCGCATGACCGTGGAACAGTGGGGCGTCCACGAACTCACGCTGACGGGCCCCGCAGACGGGAACCCGTACACCGACGTCCGGTTGAGCGCCTCCTTCCAGTACCGCAACCGCATCGTCGACGTCGACGGCTTCTACGACGGGGACGGTGTCTACCGCATCCGCTTCATGCCCGACCGGCCGGGCACGTGGCGCTACACCACGCGTTCCGACGCCCCGGCGCTCGACGGGCGGCGCGGCACCTTCGAGTGCGTGCCGCCCGGCCCCGGCAACCACGGGCCGGTCCGGGTGTCCGGGGCCCACGGCTTCCGGTACGCCGACGGCACGGCGTACCTACCCTTCGGGACCACCTGCTACCACTGGACCCACGACCAGGACGAGAAGCGGGAACGGCACACCCTGGAGGCCCTGGCCGCCTCGCCGTTCAACAAGATCCGCATGTGCGTGCTCCCGACCGACGAGATGGTGCCGCCGCACCTCGCCTTCCAGGGCGACACGCCGGGCGCCCTGGACAAGACCCGCTTCAACCCGGTCTTCTTCGCCCACTTCGAGCGCCGCCTGCGCGATCTACTGGCGCTCGGCATCGAGGCGGACGTGATCCTCCTCCACCCGTACGACCGGGGCCACTGGGGCGTGGACAACATGAGCCCGGAAGAGGACCGCTTCCTGCTGCGGTACGTCCTGGCGCGGCTGTCCGCGTACCGGCACGTGTGGTGGTCCATCTCCAACGAGTACGACTTCAACCGCGCCAAGGCGGTCGCGGACTGGGACCGCCTGGGCCGCTTCGTGCAGCGCCACGACCCGTACCAGCACCTGCGGTCCATCCACAACGGCACCAGGATGTACCGCTACGAGCGCATCTACGACTTCACCAAGCCCTGGATCACCCACCAGAGCATCCAGCACTGGGACGCCGCGCTCACCGGCCGCTGGCTGGAGAGCTGCGCCAAACCCGTGGTCATCGACGAGATCGGCTACGAGGGGAAGCTCGGGAAGCGCTGGGGGAACATCACCGGCCAGGCCCTGACCCGCCAGTTCTGGCACGCAGCGGCGGCCGGCGGCTATGTCGGCCACGGGGAGTGCTATCCGGACCAGGATCCGGACGGCGACGGCTGGATCTCCGTGGGCGGGCGGCTGCGGGGCGAGAGCGTCCCGCGCATCGCGTTCCTGCGGCGGCTGCTGGAGGAGGCGTCGCCGGCGGACCGGCTGGTCTACTTCGGCGACCGGCAGCACGCCTACCGGGACGTCGAGTTGCCGCCGGACGCCGACTGCAGCGTCGAACTCATCGACACCTGGAACATGACGGTCACCGAACTCGACGGCGTGCACCGCGGGACGGTGCGGGCGGAACTGAAGGGACGGCCCGACATGGCCCTGCGGATCCGGAGGACGGCATGACCACGTCGGTGGAGCGGTGGGACGTCATCGAGCTCGAACTGCCCGCGGCGGAAGCGGTCTTCACCCAAGGCGACCGGTACTTCACGGCCCGCGGCCCAAGGGTCCGCTTCATGCCCGACGAGGAGGGCGTGTGGACGTACGAAGCGGGCGGCGTGAGCGGGACCTTCGTGTGCACACCGGCAGGCGAGGGCAACCACGGCCCGGTCCGTGTCGACGGCCTCGGCTTCCGGTACGCCGACGGCACCCCGTACCGTCCGTACGGCACGACGGCCGGGCCCGCGGACACCGGAACCCTCGACGCGCTGGCCGGGGCCCCCTTCAACCGGGTCCGGCTGAGCGCCCCGGACGAGCGGCAGATCCGTGCGCTGCGGGATCTGGGCGTCGAGGCCGAGGTGATGCTGGACGGGCACGACATCGCGGAGACCGTCTCCCGGCTGGCGGCCTACCGCAACGTCTGGTGGTGCGCCCCC from Streptomyces formicae includes these protein-coding regions:
- a CDS encoding ABC transporter permease — protein: MLTKAPRPEQAAATLADEAPVTGGYASPWRLVWRRFRKHRLALIGSVVVLLAYLVVVFAEILAPGSPSNADEKHTYAPPQIIKVDLSWDDGLRFYANGYTTVRDPETFEQIHTVDPGRRIPLTFLAKGDSYEMWGLIPWDRHLFGSADPDRRVYFLGTDRSGRDLLSRIIHGARVSLSIGLVGVAVSFLLGLFFGGISGYFGGIPDLAIQRVIEFLMSIPTLPLWLALSASVPDDWGPLARYFAITTILSVIGWTGLARVVRGRFFSLREEDFVTAARLDGCNRRRIIFRHMVPSMSSHVIASLTMAVPGMILGETAMSFLGLGLQSPAVSWGVLLQEAQNIRTVETAPWLLIPGIAVFVTVLAMNFVGDGLRDSADPYK
- a CDS encoding ATP-binding cassette domain-containing protein; protein product: MDSAATAARPLLEVEDLHTQFQLDDGLVRAVDGVTLTIRRGEVLAVVGESGCGKSVMARSILRLVDKPGKITGGHIRVHTDDGVVDMAHADGPAVRTVRGRKVAMVFQEPMASMSPMHTLGNQIGEAVRLHEGSARRRRASAPSNCCAASGSRRPSGAWTSTRSG
- a CDS encoding ABC transporter ATP-binding protein; translation: MPAPERRVDEYPFRMSGGMLQRAMIAMALSCGPDLLIADEPTTALDVTTQAQILELLRELQQDSGMAVMLITHDLGVAAQMADRIAVMYLGAVVETGTTETVLRRPRHPYTQGLLRSVPKLGSATRDRLRPVRGMVPSPYLRPPGCPFHPRCEEFMEGRCEVTVPGPVPAPVLGPEAPSGARTDGTVSCLLYEDEGEESA
- a CDS encoding ABC transporter ATP-binding protein → MTPPPAAPAAVTDTPVRTGGVLLETHGLTKHFPIRRGLFGRTIGTVRAVDGVDLTVRAGRTVALVGESGCGKSTLGRCLLSVYPATSGEITYHRVDGTTVDLAALDEKQLKPYRSELRLVFQDPFASLNPRMTLLQIVGEPLRVNLGLGAAATEERVAELLRRVGLSPEYMRRYPNAFSGGQRQRVGIARALALAPRLVVADEAVSALDVSVRAQILNLLKDLQDEEDLTYLFISHDLGVVEYMADEVAVMYVGKVVETGATDALYGRPLHPYTEALLSAVPDPDPSARRRERIVLRGEVADPSRVPAGCPFHPRCFYAQDRCRTDVPALREIVPGRTAACHYAGELNLKGVTGE
- a CDS encoding sialidase family protein; this translates as MSDPRFDGVVRPSPSDPRLHEALLPTLHPGDSHAANLLELDDGDLLCTWFNGPDEGDPGTNVVLSRLPSGSGRWTPPVLLAADPERAEQNPVLAQGPDGTLWLFHPSDEPHDQKTARLVVRTSPDRGRTWSPPRTLIEGPGIFVRNPPLLLGDGSWLLPAYWCRTTGEHSTVMISKDAGHTWDEHDLPDSDHLVQMTAVQRDDGSLFAMFRSRAADRIHASDSHDLGRTWRPLVKTELPNNNSAVQLTRLRGGALALIYNDASLERDQFRWVGEGTGRRKKALRTPLTLALSEDGGRTWPYRRDVQTADDEYWDNELGYSYPSVTQTRDGRLHLAYSYLRKTIKHVQLDEEWVRA
- a CDS encoding DUF5060 domain-containing protein, which codes for MTVEQWGVHELTLTGPADGNPYTDVRLSASFQYRNRIVDVDGFYDGDGVYRIRFMPDRPGTWRYTTRSDAPALDGRRGTFECVPPGPGNHGPVRVSGAHGFRYADGTAYLPFGTTCYHWTHDQDEKRERHTLEALAASPFNKIRMCVLPTDEMVPPHLAFQGDTPGALDKTRFNPVFFAHFERRLRDLLALGIEADVILLHPYDRGHWGVDNMSPEEDRFLLRYVLARLSAYRHVWWSISNEYDFNRAKAVADWDRLGRFVQRHDPYQHLRSIHNGTRMYRYERIYDFTKPWITHQSIQHWDAALTGRWLESCAKPVVIDEIGYEGKLGKRWGNITGQALTRQFWHAAAAGGYVGHGECYPDQDPDGDGWISVGGRLRGESVPRIAFLRRLLEEASPADRLVYFGDRQHAYRDVELPPDADCSVELIDTWNMTVTELDGVHRGTVRAELKGRPDMALRIRRTA